DNA from Agarilytica rhodophyticola:
ATATTTCCATGACGATGTTAGGTGGTCAAGATGAATTTGATTTAAGAGAGATTTGGTCTTCTACGCTGGATACTCAGAATCCCCCAAAAGATGGTATGTTTACTGTTGCGTTGCCAAACTTTGATAAAGAAGGAATTTATCAGTTATCCATCCTCGTAGACGGTAAAAGTTTTGTTCGAGAATTTAATCACCAATTTACCACAAGGCAGCCTTTTGGGGCCGACATAGAGCAAGTTTTTAATGACGGTAAAGTGGAATATGTATTAATTGCCCGTTCATATAATGGCGATGTTGACATAGATAAAACGCAAGTCAGCGCCACGGTTGTTTCCCCTGACGGTCGCAAAAAAATAAGACCTTTATCGTCGACAGATGTAGATACTTGGCAAACTAACATTCGCCCGGAAATCGAGGGCGAATACATTGCCAATATTAAAATTCGGGGTCAGACACAAGATGGTAATAGTTTCAATGTTGAACTTGACCCCGTACGCTTTAACTATTCTATCGATGACGGCTTCGTTGAAAATAAAGAGGATTTTTTTGAGGAGGAAAAAGCCTCTCCTGAACCCACTAAAACTGCCGCACCAGAAGCCACTGCTGAGCCGGCAAAAGAAGAAGATTCTGTTAACGAAGAAGGTCAAGACGCCGAGTCTGAAGGTCTTCCAGATTGGGTATTATATGTCGCTCTTGGGCTTGGTAACCTGCTGCTTTTTGGCTTAGGCTTTCTTGTTTTTAGAAAGATTATGGGAGGTAATAAGGACGAGGAAATCTTAGAGCAGTTCTCAGAAGAAAAAATTACAGAAGGCGAGGATGAGACCGAACAAGCTGAACCAGAACAGGAAGATGAACTGGAAGAAGAACCACCAATGGAAGATCTCGACCCTATTGATGATAGTGATGAGGGAAATGACGATGAAGCGAATGAACCCGAAGTTTTTTCTCCTGAACCTGAGGTTTTTGATGCAGATACACAGAATGCTGAAATAGAGGCAGATTCTACGCAAGAAGACAACTCTGGACAAAGTGAAGCTGGAGAAACTGAAACTGCGCAAGATCAAGATTTCGCTGCTGATAATAATGATGATCCACTCGATGATTTAGATGAAATGGCCATGGTGGAGAACATTGATGAGCAAGAAACACAGGCGTCTGCTGCACAGGATGCTCCAGCAGATGCAAGCCAGGGGGATGAAGGAAGCGAAGCGGGGGAGGATGAAGAAGGTGAAGAAGACATGGTCGCCGCGATGTTAAAGGCACAAGGATTGGATTTAGCGGAGGATGAATTAGACGATGCTATTTCCTCATTAATCGACGAATTAGAAAACGATGAGAGCCTTGATGATATGGATGACGATTAAAGTTGTATGAGTATGCCTTAGATCTACTGTCTTCTGCCGATCTATTGCCAAATTAAATTATATTGCCTACCTATTTTCGCGTCTTTCAATTTCTACTCTTTAAGAATCTTCAGAAGCCATTTTTCGAAGGTATTGCAACCGATGAGGGCCGAACTTTTTTGTCCCTACTTTCACCAATTATCGATTTCTTCTTTATTGATACGCTTTTTCTTTTTATCGACGATACTGAACCCAAAAGGTGTGAAATTCATGACGAACCCGCTAGCTGGAATAGGTAGTCACAACAGGGCAGGATCAACGTCAGCGCTTACCCCGCTGGGAAATACCGGTAATGCGCGGATAATGCATGCTATGTCGGCAAAAAACCAGAGGAATGTGTTTCCAATTGCGGATAAGAGTTTGGCTTTTCAATGGGGGGGAAGGCCGTGGGGCTATCCGCAGCAGCAATATGGCTACCCTCAGCAAGCTTATAACTATCCTCAACAACACTATGGTTACGCCCATCAGGCGCATGTTCATCAACCATATCAGCACTGGAGGCAAGATGGATATGACCAACAACATCACGGCTACAGTCATAGCCGGAGGCGGCATCACCGCCCAGTGGAACCTCGACACACCGCGCCACAAGCGCATTATCACAGCAATAGATTTGGTTTTTTTCGACACATGCCAGCGGCACCTGCACCAGAGGAGAAACATGTTAACTGGGGCTCAGAGGTAAGCCGACAGGAAAGGCATAAGTTAACTCGTTCAAAAAGTGCACGAGAGCTAAGGAAGCAGCAAACAGCAGATGAAGTTTTCAACTTCTCCAACTTGCGCTTTGCCACTAGGCAAAGAGGTAGTAAGCCTACCTTGCACTTTTCTTCAGGTTCTCGTCATGGGCGTCTTAGAGAGCAAGGTGAGGATGGATATCAGAGACAAAAGATAAGAAATGGCTCGAAGCAGTTTTTCTTCCCCAGCCGAGATGCACAAGAGGCTTTTTTAGCCGATGTCCCCAGAAAAAGTTCGCTCAACAAACACATGTCAGCAATGAGAAGACACGGCGGTACTAGCACGCCAACAGCCGGCTACAACCATGTTGAAGTGCACTTTAAACGAGACAAATCGAAAGCTCGCCACCCAAGTTTAGGAAAAGTGGTGTCCGATCGAAGGTTGGAACGACTTCGAGAGCAGGCACCGGGTTTATATCGTAGTAAGAGTTATCGCTAATAACCGCCGCTATAATTGAGCAATGCCTAACTGCACACTATGACAAGGGATAATTTGTGTGCAGATATCTATTTCGAGTTCCTTAATAGACCCGAAAGTAACACAGCTGCACCGATCGTTGTGCAAATCTGTAAGTGGAAGCTTACTTACGCTCAACAGAGATTTTTTTTTTTCAAAATAATGTCATGATGACGGTGTTGAATTGTTGTAATAGCTGCCAGATGGCATTGCGATGTGCTTAATGGTGATTGATTGATCAAAGCCTAATGATATCTTTATTTTGTGACCGCCATCCCTTGTTTTATGAACTGGCGCCACAAATTAGTAAATTTAGGCCGTGAATATTTGGCGTATAGCGGTGGTATATTTAGCTAACAGCTATGATAATGGGCCTCAATAATAATACCTGCAAATTGTGTGATATCGATAAGGTGTTATAAACACTAAGCTGAGTGAGCGTTCATACTTTTTGCCTAGACGACTATTTAGCGTATCACTTAGTATGGCTAAAAATAACAATTTAACGTGTATCGACTTATGATCGATCGCAAATAAAACAGGAGTAAGTGAGTGGATATTATTTTGTCGTTGGTGCTGGTTGTGATATCAACGGGTGTTATTGCGAAGGCGTGCGATGGGTTTGAAACTGCTGCTGATTACCTTGGCAGAAATCTATCAGAAGGGGTGAAAGGCGCATCAATCAATGCTATCGGCAGTTCCATGCCCGAATTATTCGCTACATTTGTCTTCTTGTTTTTATTTACCGACACCAGCGGCTTTGCAGGTGGTATCGGAACCACCGCAGGTAGTGCGGTTTTCAATACCATGATTATTCCCGCAGCCAGTATTATTGCTGCTCTTAAAATGTTCAAGCTAACTTCAATTCCTGTTTCCAAGAAAGTGATTTTACGTGATGGTTTAGCGCTTATTGCCATTGAGTTTGTATTGATCGTAACGATTGGCGCCACTCTCAAGTGGTGGCATGGATTGATGCTAATGCTGCTTTATTTAGGCTACGTAGGTTATATGTTCGCTTCTATGGAAAAGCAGACAGGGGATGATGCTGAAGAGGAGGAAGAAGACGAGGAAGACGATAATGCCCCCTCTTCTAACCGCTTGTTAGCTTTTTTAAAGCTCGACTTAGAAGCCGCAGTTATCGGCAGCAATGACATTAAAACAGCCAATGCTTGGGTGCTCCTTTCTATTGCAACCTCCTTTATTGCTGTAGCCTGTTATTTCTTGGTGTATGGCTGCGAGTTGCTTGGCCATGCTGTAGGTATTGAAGGATATTTTGTGGCTGTTGTTATTGCCGCTGCCGCTAGCAGTGTGCCGGATACTATTTTGTCTATCAAAGATGCGAAAAAAGGCAACTATGATGATGCTGTATCCAATGCGTTGGGCAGTAATATTTTCGATATTTGTTTTGCTCTAGGTTTGCCTCTATTCTTATTCACCCTCATATACGGTGACATCTCAATGCCTGTGGAGATGGTGGCACATGTATCTGAGCTGCGTATCTTGTTACTTGCTTTAACTGTTGCGGCGTTCTTCATCTTCTACTTTGGGGCGGGTACCGGCAAGAAAAAAGCTTATGCTCTACTCAGCTTGTATGTGTTGTTTACGCTTTACATTGTTGCTAGGGCTTATGATATGACATGGATCACACCTGTAGCGGATTTTCTACATGTGATTCAAACGAGTTTGCAGTAACCTTGGTTTGAGTCAATGAGTCCGAAAGCAAGCCATGGTAAAAAATAGAGCGTTCTAAGGTTTTAAATGTGAGATATAGTCCTATATAAATAATATAGTGCTAATGTTGAATCAACCTGTATCAAAAAGGAAAATTAAAATGTTATCAAATTTCTTACGCGAAGCACGTAATAAGCTAAATGATCTAAAAAATGAAGCGCTTAAGTATAAATCTAAAGAGTTTTTAAATGCAGCTCTTGGTGGAAGTGCGCTAGTTATCATGGCTGACGGCAAAGTGGATGCCCAAGAGAAAGTTAAAATGATGGCATTTATAGAAAACCACGAGGCCTTATCTATTTATGATACGTCCGAGGTCGTAAAAACATGGAAGAACTATATCGACACCTTAGAGATGGATATGGATATTGGCAGTGCTAAAGCTATGTCTGCCATTGGTAAAATCAAGGGCAAAGAAGAGCAGGCAAGGTTGGTATTGCGTATGGTGTGTGCCATCGGTGCAGCAGATGGCGATTTTGACGCTGATGAGCGTGCTGTAGCTGCCAAGATCGCACGTGAGCTCGGTCTTGATCCTGCAGAATTTGAGCTAAGCTAAAAATTTAATGAAACTTGCATTATTTGATTTTGATGAAACGCTCATCCGTGAGAATTCTCTGGGTGTGCTATTCAAAGAAGTCACCAAAAAACGCTTTTTATTTCCCGATGTCTTGCCATTATTTTTTCGTGCAAAGACGTATTCGCAGGGGATTAAATTTTCGATTAAGCGGCGTTTATATAAGCGCTGCTTAGTCAATGTTAAAGAAGAGCAATTGACGTCAGCTGGGCGTGTTGCAGCTGCTAGGCTAAACCCGTTAGATAATGTGGTGGAGCGTCTGCATAAATTGCATGAGCAGGGATATACCATATGGATTGTTACGGCAACGCCTACTCCTTTTGTGAAAAGTATTGTCGATACATGGCAATGGCCTATCGCTAAGGTAATCGGCACTGAACTTAATAAAAATGGAAACATCTATACAGGTGAGTTTGGTGCAGAGTGTATGCGTGAAGAAAAAGTAAAGCGGATACAAAAAGTTATCGATGATGAGCAACTGCGGCCTTCTATTGGCGCAGCTTATGGTAATTTACCTGTCGATATTCCGATGATGTCTCTTGCTGCTGAGAGTTATGCTGTTACTCACGGGCGAGTATCTGCTTACCGTTGTTAATGCTTGTCGATAATCTTAGTATGAACAGGCTCTGTACATAATGTTATGTACCATAAGTAAATACTAATAAGTACAAGTTAAACAACATTAATGAACTAATAACGCTTGCGAGTATTCGTTAGCATAAAATTGATTAATTTTGGTCAAGGTTGTCATAGAAATAAGTAGTATTGGTTTTTTACTACTCGCAGTGATGATTTTGTCTCTGGTCTAAGTGCTTGTTAAAGCGCTTATTGCCATGCGCCTGTCAACAGGCTCTAAATTGTTAATTTAACCCAAAACGTAAGGAATAAAAAAATGAGTGTATCATTGCAAAAAGGTGGCAACGTAAGCTTGGAGAAAGCCGCACCAGGTATGACTAAAATTTTAGTCGGACTTGGATGGGATGAGCGTGCAACAGATGGCGCAGAATTCGATTTGGATGCTAGCGTCTTTCTATTGAAAAACGATGGCAAGGTGCGCGGCGACAGCGACTTTATTTTCTACAACAACCTTTCTTCGGGTTGTGGTTCAGTTGTACACCAAGGTGACAATCGCACCGGTGAAGGCGATGGTGATGATGAGGCAGTTAAAGTTGACTTGAGCAAAGTGCCCGCTGATGTCGATAGGATTTCTGTTACTGTTACTATCCATGACGCTGAGTCTAGAAAGCAAAATTTTGGTCAAGTTTCTAACGCTTTTATCCGCGTTGTTAACGATGAAAGTAACCAAGAAGTTGCTCGTTACGATCTGTCTGAAGACTACTCAATTGAGACCGCTATGATTTTTGGTGAGATCTATCGTAACAATGGCGAATGGAAGTTTAAGGCTGTGGGTCAGGGCTATGAAGGTGGTCTTAAAGCTATGGCACAAGGCTTTGGTATTAACATCGGCTAAAACATTAGGGCTTATCAACAGGCCCTAGAAGTGCTTGATATAGAGTGCTTTATGAGCTAATTGTAAAGCGCTCTATAGCTAATGTTTTTAGTTTGTTCGTTTAGCTGTTTTTAGATACAAGATGCACACGGCTAAGCTTAAGTGTATATCAATATTGAATCGCACTTATCAATTAGTGCGTGTTAGATAGTACTAACTAATAGCGCGACTGCTAAAACATTAATGTTTCAGACGAGAAATATTCCTCAATTGTGTTCGTCCATTGAAACTGAAAGGGAAGAATGGAGTAGTATGAAAATAGAAATTAGGATCGATAATGGAGAGTGAAAATGAGGAAAAAGAGAGCGAA
Protein-coding regions in this window:
- a CDS encoding VWA domain-containing protein; this encodes MICRLKALRLSLFFIIYCTCFSSYGQTAAEPLPPDVRLVIDVSGSMKQNDPNNLRQPAVDLLVQLLPEEGKAGIWTFGRWVNMLVKHQAIDEKWRKDASQKSKEINSLGLFTNIGEALEKALYDIENQRQDHRTSIILLTDGMVDIDKDPTKNKKEWRRIVDDILPKIKNADVTVHTIALSDNADTDLLNKLSLGTDGIAAVAKSADDLMTVFLKAFDVAAPMEEVPLSDDGFVVDSSVEEFTALIFRSSDSKQTQLIGPDKEVVTSSTSSKYVSWYKGDNYDLITIKQPLEGQWDVVADMAPNSRVTVVSNLNLRVKPLPNNILRDQQESVSFFLQEDGNKVTRAEFLSLMDISMTMLGGQDEFDLREIWSSTLDTQNPPKDGMFTVALPNFDKEGIYQLSILVDGKSFVREFNHQFTTRQPFGADIEQVFNDGKVEYVLIARSYNGDVDIDKTQVSATVVSPDGRKKIRPLSSTDVDTWQTNIRPEIEGEYIANIKIRGQTQDGNSFNVELDPVRFNYSIDDGFVENKEDFFEEEKASPEPTKTAAPEATAEPAKEEDSVNEEGQDAESEGLPDWVLYVALGLGNLLLFGLGFLVFRKIMGGNKDEEILEQFSEEKITEGEDETEQAEPEQEDELEEEPPMEDLDPIDDSDEGNDDEANEPEVFSPEPEVFDADTQNAEIEADSTQEDNSGQSEAGETETAQDQDFAADNNDDPLDDLDEMAMVENIDEQETQASAAQDAPADASQGDEGSEAGEDEEGEEDMVAAMLKAQGLDLAEDELDDAISSLIDELENDESLDDMDDD
- a CDS encoding sodium:calcium antiporter — protein: MDIILSLVLVVISTGVIAKACDGFETAADYLGRNLSEGVKGASINAIGSSMPELFATFVFLFLFTDTSGFAGGIGTTAGSAVFNTMIIPAASIIAALKMFKLTSIPVSKKVILRDGLALIAIEFVLIVTIGATLKWWHGLMLMLLYLGYVGYMFASMEKQTGDDAEEEEEDEEDDNAPSSNRLLAFLKLDLEAAVIGSNDIKTANAWVLLSIATSFIAVACYFLVYGCELLGHAVGIEGYFVAVVIAAAASSVPDTILSIKDAKKGNYDDAVSNALGSNIFDICFALGLPLFLFTLIYGDISMPVEMVAHVSELRILLLALTVAAFFIFYFGAGTGKKKAYALLSLYVLFTLYIVARAYDMTWITPVADFLHVIQTSLQ
- a CDS encoding tellurite resistance TerB family protein, which translates into the protein MLSNFLREARNKLNDLKNEALKYKSKEFLNAALGGSALVIMADGKVDAQEKVKMMAFIENHEALSIYDTSEVVKTWKNYIDTLEMDMDIGSAKAMSAIGKIKGKEEQARLVLRMVCAIGAADGDFDADERAVAAKIARELGLDPAEFELS
- a CDS encoding HAD-IB family phosphatase, whose translation is MKLALFDFDETLIRENSLGVLFKEVTKKRFLFPDVLPLFFRAKTYSQGIKFSIKRRLYKRCLVNVKEEQLTSAGRVAAARLNPLDNVVERLHKLHEQGYTIWIVTATPTPFVKSIVDTWQWPIAKVIGTELNKNGNIYTGEFGAECMREEKVKRIQKVIDDEQLRPSIGAAYGNLPVDIPMMSLAAESYAVTHGRVSAYRC
- a CDS encoding TerD family protein, which gives rise to MSVSLQKGGNVSLEKAAPGMTKILVGLGWDERATDGAEFDLDASVFLLKNDGKVRGDSDFIFYNNLSSGCGSVVHQGDNRTGEGDGDDEAVKVDLSKVPADVDRISVTVTIHDAESRKQNFGQVSNAFIRVVNDESNQEVARYDLSEDYSIETAMIFGEIYRNNGEWKFKAVGQGYEGGLKAMAQGFGINIG